In Fibrobacter sp. UWB2, the following are encoded in one genomic region:
- a CDS encoding DUF4194 domain-containing protein yields MSTINEMWDDLTSSEQLVFKKCCRRLLKETFIVRDIDDDNRKMFFFVKSNEGLFSDYLNLIGFDIVVRDNGVVMLQNNSADVVVSKQRFNKFQSIILCCLWTLYMDKIQSGSLSKQITTTFPELNAELEKFEFKGAFDVKSNLKNALQLFARYNLIFVNWNASDNERVIVLYPSIQFALDESEFATFVIGVRERMMNAGPQNEDVAEDNFDAEEEEE; encoded by the coding sequence ATGTCAACAATTAATGAAATGTGGGACGATCTCACTTCTTCTGAACAGTTGGTGTTTAAAAAGTGCTGCCGCCGACTTTTGAAAGAAACCTTCATCGTTCGAGACATAGACGATGATAATCGCAAGATGTTCTTCTTTGTTAAATCAAACGAAGGGCTTTTTTCGGATTATTTGAACTTGATTGGCTTTGATATTGTTGTGAGGGACAATGGAGTTGTAATGCTTCAGAATAATAGTGCCGATGTTGTTGTTTCCAAGCAGAGGTTTAATAAATTCCAAAGCATCATTCTTTGTTGCTTGTGGACCTTGTATATGGATAAAATTCAATCAGGCTCCTTATCCAAGCAAATCACGACGACTTTCCCTGAATTGAATGCTGAATTGGAAAAGTTTGAATTCAAGGGCGCTTTTGACGTTAAAAGTAATTTGAAAAACGCGCTTCAACTATTTGCAAGATACAATCTGATTTTTGTAAATTGGAATGCCTCTGATAATGAACGAGTGATTGTTCTTTATCCGTCTATTCAATTTGCTTTAGATGAATCTGAATTCGCGACATTTGTTATTGGAGTGCGAGAAAGAATGATGAATGCGGGTCCTCAAAACGAGGATGTTGCCGAAGATAACTTTGATGCAGAAGAAGAGGAGGAATAA
- a CDS encoding Wadjet anti-phage system protein JetA family protein — MNMHSVFNVIPNDFFTILGSGNRNQAVYSELLLKIYKLFDDEISYRILRDIVRDTIAAYLLENHIEIQGEDATELGLEPDWNAKANFIIRRFVSVGWLEEETDDSTLEKMIVMPDNGIALAQFIENLKNPVRSEFSVSIYNIFNTLEHWAQGEQNPYKLILTPVYDEARKLSSALKKLATSIKKIIEGMLREGSLVSLTENIIKYCDGDFIKEYSRLVQQQNIHLYREKISRRLEEFKGIGYFGSLTQSVMDEEGCSRSAAEDKVVRMLDSTRRFIHDDYNKIMKRIKDQINAYIKIAVARERILRNKGKDNRGNVEETIRYLVQNFDEDKLNKIDEEIQNLFHIHDYEFVDRTSLQYPHKNQSIQSNIEADVIEMSVEERERQKRQLQNESYNPYSKELMKKFLDSQSVNGKIDSLNLSLDEKKDVLASMAAVTYARENGYLIEIDEDFIESDEFKIRHWRAKKDVNN, encoded by the coding sequence ATGAATATGCATAGTGTTTTTAATGTAATTCCTAACGATTTTTTTACGATTCTCGGTAGTGGGAACCGTAATCAAGCTGTTTATTCGGAATTGTTGTTGAAAATCTATAAGCTCTTTGATGACGAAATTTCATATAGAATTCTTCGAGATATTGTTCGTGATACGATAGCCGCTTACTTGTTGGAAAATCATATTGAAATACAGGGCGAAGATGCGACTGAATTGGGGTTGGAACCTGACTGGAATGCTAAGGCGAATTTTATTATTAGACGTTTTGTGAGTGTTGGTTGGCTAGAAGAAGAAACAGACGATTCAACACTTGAAAAGATGATTGTTATGCCTGATAACGGGATTGCCTTGGCTCAGTTTATTGAAAATCTAAAGAATCCTGTTCGCTCAGAATTTTCTGTTTCCATTTATAACATTTTCAATACCTTAGAACATTGGGCGCAAGGGGAACAGAATCCTTATAAACTGATTCTAACACCAGTGTATGATGAAGCCCGCAAACTTTCCTCGGCACTGAAGAAACTTGCCACCTCTATCAAAAAAATCATTGAAGGCATGCTCCGAGAAGGTTCCTTGGTCAGTTTGACGGAGAATATCATCAAATATTGTGACGGTGACTTTATCAAAGAGTATTCGCGCCTTGTTCAGCAACAAAATATCCATCTATATCGTGAAAAGATATCTAGGCGATTAGAGGAATTCAAAGGAATCGGATATTTTGGATCCCTTACGCAAAGCGTTATGGATGAGGAAGGCTGTTCCAGAAGCGCAGCAGAAGATAAAGTTGTAAGGATGCTGGATAGCACCAGACGCTTTATCCATGACGATTACAATAAGATTATGAAACGTATTAAGGATCAAATTAATGCGTATATTAAAATTGCGGTTGCACGAGAACGTATTCTTCGAAATAAGGGTAAGGATAACCGTGGAAATGTAGAAGAAACTATACGATATCTAGTCCAAAATTTTGATGAAGATAAGTTGAATAAGATAGACGAAGAAATCCAAAATCTTTTCCATATTCATGATTATGAATTTGTAGATAGAACATCTTTGCAATATCCTCACAAAAACCAAAGTATTCAATCGAATATCGAGGCTGATGTAATCGAGATGAGCGTTGAAGAGCGAGAACGTCAAAAACGCCAATTGCAGAATGAATCATATAATCCGTATTCCAAAGAACTGATGAAAAAATTCTTGGATAGTCAATCCGTTAATGGCAAGATAGACAGTTTAAATCTTAGTCTGGACGAAAAAAAAGATGTTCTTGCGTCTATGGCTGCAGTAACATACGCTCGCGAAAACGGATACCTGATAGAAATTGATGAAGATTTTATTGAGTCAGACGAATTTAAGATTCGGCATTGGAGGGCAAAAAAAGATGTCAACAATTAA